In Vigna angularis cultivar LongXiaoDou No.4 chromosome 8, ASM1680809v1, whole genome shotgun sequence, the DNA window TCTAATCCTCTTGCTCAGTTCTTGAAACACTTCCAAATAAAAACGATGATTCTATACTTCAAGACCAAAACTCCGATGTTTTTGACTTCTAAGCTCTAACACACCATATCTACCTATCttctagaaaaagaaaaacttgtcTCAAAAGGTTTTGTTTAAATCTAATAAAGGTATACAGGTCAAGTGATCCTTGAATCTGTAACTCTCTACCACTTATAaagcacacaacacaaaaagaACTCAAATCATAACTCTCCCCTTCCAAAACCTTaagaattaagaaaagaaattcgTCTATGataaagtcatgagtgtgcaccctcattactcttatcaagacgtTTTTCTGTTACTAAAACCTTAGGTGGGTTGCACTCACTCTACTATATAAACTTAAGAAACACATGCCAAATCATGTCACTTAGCCCTCTTCACTGAAAGGAAACTTAAACGTACAACCCGCAGGTCATCttaaggacgaactgctctgataccattaatgtaacaccccaaaatataaaacatctcacacccaaatttatttcattaataaagaaaacatcatacaatattacaatcctccttttaggagtaacatagttcacactagaaatacattatattttcacacaaaaataaaacactctttattttattttattttatttttcttcttcttaaaatattcttcatttttctgaTGCTTCCTCCTCCGCTTGAATTGGTTCAGACGTCGTtccctcatctgctcccgtataacaaaaacattatacgatcatcgcaaaaataagatttttccggcacaaacaaacaagtaagggtgagttACCATGCAACattcaaagaaaaacattacactattattatacgtaatacattcaccataaattcatgcaagatgcaattatcatactagactctattatccggatataatgttgatggaagtctctCTACGTTTTCTACGTTTTCTGCTTTTTCTACGTTTTCTGCTTTTTCTGTGCAAGCAGcagctttttttctctcttctgctATTATTCTTCTCTCTTCTACCAATTATAAGAATTGTTCTGACATCATATGTTTAATTGTTCTGCTATTCTTTCTTCGTAAAGAAAATTGCGGTGGACGTATAATGGTGCACGACGAAGTTTGTTTGCTATCGTTTTTTCATATTACTCTACCAAGGCCCAGCTCGTCCCCaatttcatcatcatcttcaaataaCTTCAAAAGCCGAGCCTGGTCCTGTTCCCTAATCTTCTTTTCCTAAAACTTGTATGCACCCACCACTTCAAGAATCAGTATAATTGAGACCAAAGCACTCAGCAAAACCACAACAACTATATGCATTCCTTTTCCATCATCATGCTCATCAACTACAGAACATGAAACaacttattttgttaatatataaaatacactGAAGGAAAGCAAGTAAATCACAAACAATGTAAGCACAccaagtaaataaaatttaaatgctGTACATAAAAAAAGTCTGGGAGACGGGGCGGGGAGGTTGTGGATATTTTTCTCCAAGATTAACAAACTAACTTACGAAAAAAATCCTGAAAGATTCGTTCAGAAATACAAGGAAGTAGAACAAACTTAATTCTGGCATACCTAGTAATTCCACAAAGATTCAATCTTAAAAATAAGAGTTATGatgaaaaaagtatttttttttacaaacaaGAGGGGGAGGGGGGAATGCATTTAGTGTAATTAATTCTTCAACTCATGCTTGGGTACCAAGATGACACTTCAATTCATCTATACACCAGACAGATAGATGTATATCTTTTATTATTCTATCTACATATGACGCTGaataaaaatagagaagaaaatccATGAGTTGGTGGCCTAATAAACAAATTTGCTGACAACACTTTCTGGGACTATGCAACTTTTCACAATAGAGGGCCGTTTGCAGAGTAAACACAACAGGGAAGATAAACATAACAATTTagtttattagtattattatgtCTGCTaacaatcaaaattaaaaggTTGATGGAAGTTGAAAATTTAATGCTTGGAATTTAgcagagagaagaagaatagcagaaagagaaaaaagctGGTGCTTGCACAGAAAAAGcagaaaatgttgaaaaagcagaagaaagagaaaaataattaacgccgtttgtacggatttaacggaaggaatttgattgatgcaaattttattaagtgaggatataattgacgcattttttaaaggatagaataatttgacattttcaagCCAAACTGAgaacaaaatagggtattaaaccttaaaataatgtGGAAAAGTATATGATGGTGATAGAGGAAGCAACACCCAAGACGAAAAAAGGGCAACAGAAAATAAGAGgcccaaaacaaaaattagcaAATAAAGAAGGCGGGCTTCTTCCCGCACCTCCATAATTTCATCTCCTATCCTTATCTCATATATAGTGAAGTGACATATTTACCCTTATCTTTAATCTTCTTCCTTACCAAGAAATGTATGGAGGTGCGTGAAGAATATCACAAGAAGGCATTAAGACTTATGAGACAACTTCTTCGTGCACCTTCCTAAAAATTTTCCAGCATCGTATAAGgaaatttctcaattttttttttctgaaaaaaaaaataacattcgAATTGTATGActcaaaaattattatttttcatgaaaaaatatttttaaattatatgattcaaaaactaaatataatttctgaattgtatcataaaattttttctaaattatataatttaaaagtcatttttaactttaaattacCCAATAAAAAATGCAAACGagatattttagtttatatggAGTACATTTATGAATGTGCGGAAAGAAACTGTCCACCTCTAAAGCTTCACatagtttttccttttttttctcttagttCTTAACTCAATTATTCtctatgaatatatatatagaaaaggGAAAGATACTTGCATAAAGAAAATGATCATAGCAAAATTTCACacaaaatgtatttaaaaatctatttcATAAGTTTTCATTTGTTATGgcataaaaaatttagaataatataataatatgtttttcacaattttcgaagaaaaaaatgttattaatgcATGAAGACATAAATGCAAATAAGCACGACATGAGTGATATTTGAGAAGACGAAGGTGATGTGCATTATGAGAAAAGACAACATATGGGGTTTTTGTCTCCAGCTTCTCTCCGTCCCCTCTCCACCCATAATAAATGAGATAAATGAAATTTAGAATGgttatttaaactttttcttcttccctatgTAGGTGGTtatgaagagaaaagaaataaaggatcaagaaaaaggtgaaaagaaataaattaaataaaaatatacgtTTTGGTCAAACAGCAATGAAATTagaataagattttattttcatcattaatattattactgctgatattattaatatattatttttattgttaaataataattcatttttattactaacttatcattattattgttattgtataataattatagatattattCATGAAAATTATTTCTCCAGTATAAAACATGAACTAACGTGAATACTCACAAACTTTTCCCAATGGATTTtactatataaatatatcttaCAATATTTGTTATGTTAACGAGGGCTTTATAATAACATTTGAATACATATACGTAAAATCCACCCTTACAGAAGCCATCAAACTTTAAGCTTCAACAACACactattttcttatatattgaCCATTGTCACTGTTCATTTTTCATGGTCAAATTCATGCTAAAATCCCAAAGCTTCTTAGCCAAATCCATGTCCCATCTCTGCAAACATGCTTCTGAAACATTATTATCTGCAAAATACTTTCCATTGATTCCACTCACTCCTGGGTGCAATGCTAAATAGCATGTTGTTGATGCTCCCTATCATCATgtaacacaaaaaataataagacaaaACTATATATCTAACACCAACAGTTAAAACTCTGAAACTTACTTGCTGCACATTTTTCAACACAAATCGCTCTAGGTAACGAATTACAAATGGACCTAGAATATTCCTTAGACCTGCATACACCATACAAAGATGGCCATAAAACTCAACGTGTATATCATCTTATAGAAAAagtatactttaaaaaaatatatatctttccTATACGTTGATGtttcaatatataattataaagacATGTATGCTTGAATTCATCATGAACACATTGTTGTCATTTTTCAAGCACTGTCATTTACAAAATACAAGATTAATACCAAAACTGTATgtattgaaacttttttaaaaaaagtagaaGATTGTGTAGATCTAATAGTATAATTATTTAGCAATTTAAACACggttatttacattattttcatGTAGActgtaaatttatataaatatattaattaattacctGTCAGAAATCGATTCTGtagatatatatttgtgttgttAATAATTCCTGGATGAAGAGAATTCGCAGTAATATCTACTCCATCTTCCTGGTCAATTATAATATTGAACAaaagtattattaaatttcacAAACAACTATTTAATGCATCttgttgttttttaattttgtaaacttaCATCACAACAACCTTTAATTGTTGTATGCTTTAATTTATTGTCCTAACTATTTCctacaatttttcaaaatagaaaataatgcATTATTGGGTGGCATCTTTTttgctaaaataaaaataaatatttttgtcaaataaaaaacaagacCAGAAACTTAAGCTTTTTAGGATATTTGATTGCTGGTTAAAAGtacaattttaaaacttttgtaaAGACTGATGGGAAGCTCTGTATCAGCAAGGTTCACCAGGTTTTGTGTTAAAAGAGAAACTAAAGGCTCTGAAAAGGTGAAACTAAACAGTGAGAACAGCTCGGAAGCATTAATGAAACGATACACATATACTGGAGAGAAATTTAGTTGAGATAATATCATTATATCAATAATCATATAGGCGgatataataataagtttaataaacaacaaatattagGATTAACCTTGATGAATGGTTCaaatattatactaataaatgaattttaaatttaacttaattccATATtgacttataaaataagatttatgcaaattattttatatttaatcgGACTTCTAACACTTTAAACTTTTATCAcggttttattattaaaaaatctttaaaagaaagaataaattatatatttaaattgtttttatcttaTGTGAAACAGTTTAGTATACTAAAACATGACGTAAAAAGTCTAACAAGTTTTACATAACGTAAAAAATCTAACAAGTTTTAAAGAAATGCTTCTAAGAAATTAATGAATATGGTAACTACAATTAAGAGGAACAACCCTTAAGTTCACAAACTCAGTTGAGGTTCATTAGTGCAAATAGAACTTTTTATGATAGATAAAATGGCTTTTTAATGATAAGTGTTTTAACTTTATGTTacgaaaattataaaaagtttgttttcTTATGACAcaattcaatttattataaCAAGTCTTTTCTCACCAAttataatatctattatttttattatgaaaatattatttttttaatttgtcatgaTAAATCGTAATAACACTTTTTTTCATTAATGGTTGGAGAAACATGTTTGTTGGTATTTATTTACTTctaaaagcaaataaaacataaaaactcTTTCTTGGGGATTTCTATtgtagataaaagaaaaaaaaattatagacaACAACATTGTTTCATTAtagaatgaaaaatttaaagTGGTAGAACCTTGAAACGTCTTGCAAGTTCATTGGCATGTAAAATGTTTGCAAGCTTTGATTGTCCATACGCACGCCAACTGTTGTAGCTGTACATATAAGAAAGCAAATGCATTATGAAAAACACACATATTTTGCAATCATACTGTAATTCTGATATATTTGTATGCTGAAATCtttatatctttaaaatgaaatagaaatattttataaatgataagaaaattatatcttTTCACTGAAGTCATCAATAGATGAAATATATTCATCAGGTTGTATTAatatttggtaaaaaaaattaccacCAATAATGCAAATTGATACTGATGTTTATTTTAGCGGTGGACATGACGTCAACCCTAATAAAATCAACATTAATTAGTTGCATCTACCAAAAAAACGAATAGTTGATACTATTTCTTTTTCTGTCTTGTTATAGTGGAAAGTTCATgaacttattataaaaaatttggtATAAgaatttttacaaaagaaaaataaaaataaaaaattaaaattcacttctccatgaattaaaattaatttatgcataattcaatttataaagtttttcataaaactttttcaaaatattatttttaatttatgcataacttgattttatcttatgtaaaaagtaaatttcattttttctttatattttattttattatttttttatgaagaaaaCAGGCACAAATATTCTTCATATTATTACTTGTCTACATTTGAAGTACTGGGTATACCTTGATGGATCGTTAAGTTTGTCAAAAAGGATTCCATTAGGATAAGTAAATCTATGGCCCATGGAGGAGACATTAAGGATTCTTCCTTGAATCTTACTTTCTCTTGCtgttttcttcatattttccaACAACAGATTTGTTAGGAGAAAATGACCTGTGAAATTATGTTCAAAACATTGAGATTATTTTCACAATTTCGACCAAGgcaatatgataaaaaaataataataatgtaatgaATACCTAAATAATTTATAGCAAATTGAAGTTCAATGTTGTCGTTGGATAGCATGAAAGGGCATGCACAAATCCCTGCATTGTTTCTtagaattgaagagaaaaaggaagttagaaaaatagtaaatgaaagaaaaagtagaatGATGAAGTTGGTGCTTACATCAAAATATTCAATGGAAGAGCAGTTGAATTAAACTGATCTACAAAATGATGAACAGAAGCCATTGAACTTAGATCCAACTTCATGACATCAAGTTTAGCAGTGGGAATTTGTTTAAGTATTGAATCCTTAACATTATAAGCATCCATCATATCAATCACTCCCATTATCACATGCACTCCACGCAATGCAAGAACACGAGCTGTCTCTGCACCTATACCGCTTGATGCACCTGTTCTTCTTTCAACACCATCAAcaacttcaataaaaaaatgtttatgcatgtaacaaatttttcaaatttaattatttcaaataaattcatGTTAAACGTAACTATGAACTTTGATGACTAAATTATGTTATATGATGACATTCCAAagtttatttatcatttatcatcacttaaaaattttaaattgaaaaaaaaaataatacaaaccTAAAAGAATTACATCAAAACAATGATAATGCCTCATAAAAcatatacaaattatatttattctgaaaaaaaatctaaagaaatacattaaatcttttatatctgtaaataaaaagttaaagtcACTAACTTATTAACACAATAACCTTCTTTTGAAAAAacataactatatatatatatatatatatatatatatatatatatatatatatatatatatatataattatttaaactcAAGAAAATAGAACATTTTCTTATAAGTTAGTCTTGCGCATAGGTTGTATAGTGTTGAACTCCGTGTCAACACCATTACATTTGATAAAGACGAGGAGGAAGTAATCAACTAACTACAAAGATTTTAGGGGTTACGAGAGGAATGACAGGTAAAGAAAAAGAACTTAGAAATCTTTTGGTGCATTTTGTGACAAAGCCTTCCCAAGAggacatttatgttttaatgttgGCAAGAAAATTGCCCTTGGAATATTGTGAAATCTCATTGAGTTTCCAACCTTTCAAACAACAATGAATAAATGATTTTCTCAATTAAAGGGATGTGATTTAgtttgataaaagaaaacaagtagTTTTCTAATTATATGATGAGAATATTGTGATTTTGTGAGGTGTTGATAAAATAGATTGTGAATTGTATTTGTATGAGGTGTTAGTATATTTGAATAATAGTCTATTTGGATCTCCTGCCATGGTTGCGTAGACATCTACGGTGCTTTATGCAATGATAATCAAAAATAGTTTCATCGAAGAAACATAGTATAACACTAATggaaaaacaataatatatgaCGATATATTATGTTAgcatactaaaataaatctctaactaatatcaaattttagtgattaaaaatatatgtttagatATCAATTTCCTGATTAAAGACCAATTTTTTTAGTAATCAAAACATTGCTATCTAATgttaataactaatttaaatattaattcataataaaaactattttaattatcaatttaaaaattaattatataattttatttataatagaaattattttaattattaataatttttaatttataaattaatatctaaattgaTTAGTATAGTAATTAAGTACTTTTGGTCATTAAAATTAGTAATTGTTTAgtatttttcttgaaatatgGTTATCAACATATAGTAGTTAGACTTACATCAATGAATATTACAACATCAAGttcaacttattatattatatttttctctgtCACAAaagaattacattttttatatcatctgaacctataatatcaaaataaccgACATAACAAATACAttctaaaactaatataataagtttCACGGCtagtaatatatatacaaattggTTGTGTATgatatataacaatttaatcaatttagTTATAAGATGAAAAGTCTGATTTGCATTAAGttagtagttttttttatttttattatcagaTAATCAAGatagtatatatttttaggcatcggttgatattaaatcaaaataCTGTGGTTAAAATTACGAAATTGTTAGCACATATCTATACgcttctgtttttctttttttaaattgaaacataatatataagttaaaaaactatttatttactAGTGTATGAACGTGAAGTACAAAAGAATAGTAATAATAACGTGTTTCTATGataaattcattcattcacataATTATATTACGTTGactgagaaagaaaagaaaaaaaatataaaactcaaTGTtgtggttaatttttttttaatatttagtatattttgtaaatttgtgatgattttattaattttgtcaTCTTATTTTGAAGGTTCTTAATTTCATCTCATTTGTTTAATAAGCGAGTCAATATAATCAATGGGCACAATATTATTGGAGTTATACATCATATTTCTTAACTTTGAATGTCGTGGTTGATACTTACAACTGGATTAACACTTAAGGAAATTATggtttctcttaatttttttaccatAAAATAAAGGACAGTGAAATCTtaacagaaacataaatttcaaTGTTCAGATTGGAGAGACAatctgagaaaaaaaattgaaatatatgtttattacaatgaaatatctttatttatattttataagaaaataatattttctttacctGGTTTTTTAGTTTACATCATGAActgatagaaaaagaaaatgatcgAGAAAGAAATAGTGACCTGTGACAATTGCAGTGAGAGCACTAGCATGGATTCCAAGAGTAACTTCTTCTGCTGTGGAAGAGGATGAAAACCCAGAATCTCCTTTTCTACTGAATGGCCACATCTCTAATATCTTACGTattgattgcagaaatgcagtaCCACTTGCTGATATAAATAGATGTGTGCAGGAACACACCTACACAAATCATAAATGAACCTGTTTTAGATGGCCATTTGGTTATATGTTACCTCAAAAACTCCCATTTTCTCTAGTTGCTCAAAGAAATCACGACCCCACTACTCTCAATAATTTCTCTATCTTTAACTTTCAGATATTAAATACTTCAAAAAATACATATGCTATAATTCACttagtttatctttttttatgttCCTTTTATTGGCGAGTTTTGTTTCCCGTGTAAGTATAATCTGGATCTGAATATCTCTTAGGTTAGAATGCATATGAAGGATGGCAGTGATATTCACTTGtctcataaaattaaaatttaggtGTAAGTTTAAAAAgatgataaaattgaataatatatttttaattattttgttgaatttcctGCATATTAAGTAAAGGTTGCTAGTGAAACATAAGATTTtgtctatcaaattaaaaaccTTTACAAACAACCAACTAAATTGGTATAAAACCACGTCTCAATAGTTTAAATAGAGAAGTTGTGTATTATGAACTTAATTAAATGATgtcttttttcttaaatatttcattcactatatttcatatatatacatatatatatatatatatatatatatatatatatatatatatatatatatatatatatataaatgaatgtttTAAAGAGTAGtgtaaaacaattttcattcCCAAATTGTTTCTGCATCTAATTAACCTAGCACTACACCCCACTACACCCTCCGTTAGTTTAAAAACAACGTCacacgttcaacgtccaaccactgaatagtcCATGTTAAAAATGATTagtgacatttttataaataaatacaattattagaCCTCGTTTAGAATCATAATTCGATGTCAAATTTGTTCTATTGAGTAAATTTTTGCAAAAATGTTTGGcgcgaaggtgaaaatgtatcTATGTATGATGTCGAATTCCTTAGAattagacgttaaaaggttagccaattcaataaaaatttgagcggaaaattgaaaattcattcactttatcttagctcGCGATATTCTCTTCTCTGCTCAAGCTTTTCTAGAACGAAGTTTGACAACCATCttatttgttacaaatgcatgttaattaactattttatgtaagattttcgtttgttttgaccgattattttcgtgttcttgtccttcataggcgcattttgatttctctctcacttgtgacaacactttattcagacgaacccaccttttgaaggttaactttcgttttcgttttaaataacttatttgttggacttgtttgttgttttttttgttgaacttgtttgttgttgtttggttgaacctgtttgttgttgttgtttggttgaacttgtttgttgttgatactacacgttcataattcatgttttataaaatacaaaaaactgaaatttgttctttttctgtttttcaacacaattaattaaaaaaaaacaaaaaaacttattaacgtcgaatattggaaaaattcgacgttaatttgttTTACGTCGAATTGTTTTatgttcgacgtcaatttaacttCTCCCGATATCACGTCAACCTCGAATTCGACATGAAAGACCGAAAAACACCAACgttatacaatatttttgtattagtgCTGCTATTAAGATTCTCATGGTTTACCCTCAACATGGATTCTCTTTATTTACTCAATTAAAATTCTCAAACTTTATCAAAATCCTTCATTTGATATGGTACACGTTTAATGGAAACTAGTTAAAAAAATTCTCATTTCATTATAGCTTTGTTTTATTGCTGGAGACTTTTTAACGTCGAACCTAGTAGTGTCTACATAAATTGGTTCATTTATGTCAAACCTATAGTAATGTTCGATGTAAGATcctgtaaaattataataactaagaaaaataaataagttagatgataattaatcattttaaaaggatttatttaaaaaaatattataagatataatggtttactattatttttatttaaaagattttttaggGGAtagaaacaaaagatagaaaaagatatatatatatatatatatatatatatatatatatatatatatatatatatatataatattttgtagtTATTACAAAGTCACATAAATCTCTTAATtgtatataacattttaaaggTGAGAGTGAAACGTGaacttataaatatacatataagtTATTACAATGTTTTGGCTTT includes these proteins:
- the LOC108345056 gene encoding short-chain dehydrogenase TIC 32, chloroplastic isoform X1, which encodes MWPFSRKGDSGFSSSSTAEEVTLGIHASALTAIVTGASSGIGAETARVLALRGVHVIMGVIDMMDAYNVKDSILKQIPTAKLDVMKLDLSSMASVHHFVDQFNSTALPLNILINNAGICACPFMLSNDNIELQFAINYLGHFLLTNLLLENMKKTARESKIQGRILNVSSMGHRFTYPNGILFDKLNDPSSYNSWRAYGQSKLANILHANELARRFKEDGVDITANSLHPGIINNTNIYLQNRFLTGLRNILGPFVIRYLERFVLKNVQQGASTTCYLALHPGVSGINGKYFADNNVSEACLQRWDMDLAKKLWDFSMNLTMKNEQ
- the LOC108345056 gene encoding short-chain dehydrogenase TIC 32, chloroplastic isoform X2, with amino-acid sequence MGVIDMMDAYNVKDSILKQIPTAKLDVMKLDLSSMASVHHFVDQFNSTALPLNILINNAGICACPFMLSNDNIELQFAINYLGHFLLTNLLLENMKKTARESKIQGRILNVSSMGHRFTYPNGILFDKLNDPSSYNSWRAYGQSKLANILHANELARRFKEDGVDITANSLHPGIINNTNIYLQNRFLTGLRNILGPFVIRYLERFVLKNVQQGASTTCYLALHPGVSGINGKYFADNNVSEACLQRWDMDLAKKLWDFSMNLTMKNEQ